Proteins from one Acidimicrobiia bacterium genomic window:
- a CDS encoding carbohydrate ABC transporter permease — protein MRTADRKKSGIKWNRVGFWLLIILIAAFLLFPFYWAINSSFKTEAQLRMTPGTFIPRDPNTGAMSFTFQNYSAVFANKTFLGTLRNSVILATTVTTLALTIGSFAGFALGKLRFRGKTPSLYLILSMTMFPQVAVLTGLYAVIQNLGISARPSMILSYMLFTLPFTVWVLTSFFKALPDDLIQSAQVDGATPFQAFRLVLLPLTAPALVTTGLLAFIAAFNEYLFALTFTTIEPNARTVPVGIALFTGQVARQEPFGEIMAAAVLVTIPLIVLVLIFQRRIIGGLTAGAVKG, from the coding sequence ATGCGCACGGCCGATCGCAAGAAGTCCGGTATCAAATGGAACCGGGTCGGCTTTTGGTTGCTCATCATTTTGATCGCCGCGTTCCTGCTGTTCCCGTTCTATTGGGCCATCAATTCGTCGTTCAAAACCGAGGCGCAACTGCGGATGACACCCGGTACGTTCATCCCCCGCGACCCCAATACCGGGGCGATGTCGTTCACCTTCCAGAACTACAGCGCCGTATTCGCCAACAAAACGTTCCTTGGAACGCTGCGCAATAGCGTCATCCTGGCAACAACGGTTACCACCCTGGCTCTTACCATCGGATCATTCGCAGGGTTTGCACTCGGCAAGCTTCGCTTCCGGGGCAAGACGCCCTCGCTGTATCTGATCCTTTCGATGACCATGTTCCCGCAGGTGGCAGTGCTCACCGGCCTGTACGCCGTGATCCAGAACCTGGGTATCTCGGCTCGTCCGTCAATGATCCTTTCATACATGCTGTTCACACTCCCATTTACCGTTTGGGTGCTGACCTCGTTCTTCAAGGCGCTACCAGACGACCTGATTCAATCTGCACAGGTCGATGGCGCGACACCGTTCCAGGCGTTCCGTCTGGTCCTACTTCCGTTGACCGCGCCCGCTTTGGTGACCACCGGGCTGCTGGCATTTATTGCTGCCTTCAACGAGTACCTGTTCGCCCTGACGTTCACGACCATCGAGCCAAACGCCCGGACGGTACCGGTTGGCATTGCCCTGTTCACCGGCCAAGTCGCCCGACAGGAACCATTCGGTGAGATCATGGCTGCGGCGGTGCTCGTGACCATCCCGCTCATCGTGCTCGTGCTGATCTTCCAGCGTCGAATCATCGGCGGCCTCACCGCAGGAGCCGTGAAGGGCTAA
- a CDS encoding SDR family oxidoreductase yields the protein MTGQANSANDLTGHVALVTGANHGIGAATARRLASAGASVLITYLRVEDPVDPGTPDLIRRNRAGNADQVLAAIAEAAGSALAIEADLADETAISGLFEAAEQAFGPVDILVNNATGWVADTFKNVSADRLGRLLRPVSSATFDQQFAVDARATALLIAEFARRHVEHELDWGRIVGLTSGDPLGFPEEVSYGAAKAALENFTMSAAFELADRGITANVVYPPVTDTGWVTDEVRQVVDESLTLLHVADPEDVADVIAFVVSDRARLITGNVIHLR from the coding sequence ATGACCGGTCAGGCGAATTCTGCGAACGATCTCACTGGACATGTCGCCCTGGTCACGGGCGCCAACCACGGCATCGGCGCAGCCACCGCCCGGCGCCTGGCGAGCGCCGGGGCCTCAGTTCTCATCACGTATTTGCGAGTTGAGGATCCGGTCGATCCAGGGACACCAGACCTGATCCGGCGTAACCGGGCCGGAAACGCAGATCAGGTCCTCGCCGCCATTGCGGAAGCCGCCGGATCAGCCCTGGCCATCGAAGCCGACCTTGCTGACGAAACGGCCATTTCGGGACTATTCGAGGCAGCCGAGCAGGCATTCGGTCCGGTCGACATTCTGGTCAACAACGCCACTGGCTGGGTCGCCGACACCTTCAAGAACGTCTCAGCGGACCGCCTCGGTCGCTTGCTGCGTCCAGTGTCATCCGCAACGTTCGACCAGCAGTTTGCGGTCGATGCTCGGGCCACGGCGCTGCTCATCGCCGAGTTCGCCAGACGCCACGTCGAGCACGAACTCGACTGGGGCCGCATCGTTGGCCTGACTTCGGGCGACCCACTCGGATTCCCCGAAGAGGTCTCCTATGGAGCGGCGAAAGCGGCGCTGGAGAACTTCACGATGTCGGCCGCCTTCGAACTAGCCGACCGGGGCATCACCGCCAATGTTGTCTACCCGCCAGTGACCGACACCGGGTGGGTCACCGACGAAGTCCGCCAGGTGGTCGACGAGAGTTTGACCCTGCTCCACGTCGCGGACCCTGAGGACGTGGCCGACGTCATCGCCTTCGTCGTCTCAGACCGGGCACGCCTGATCACCGGAAATGTGATTCACTTGCGCTGA
- a CDS encoding acyl-CoA dehydrogenase family protein has protein sequence MDFEISEKMTTILDMVGQFMDTEVIPLEGELLHGDQATLDEMVRHAQDKVRQMELWAPNHPVEFGGLGLSMLEHGLVSEALGRSPLGHIVFGVQAPDAGNIEILHAYATDDQRERFLRPLVAGEIRSCFSMTEPEMPGSNPTMMATTAVKDGTDYVINGQKWFTTAADGAAFAIVMAVTNPEAPPHQRASMILVPTDTPGFNLVRNVSMMGHPGSGHASHAEVIYQGCRVPQANLLGTEGAGFAMAQERLGPGRIHHCMRWLGIASRSFDLMCARANYRVINENGDTLADQQAIQHWVAELDAEIRGARLQTLHAAWMIDRYGAKAARDEISAIKFSVANTMLKAVDTAIQVHGALGVTDDTILSYWYRHERAARIYDGADEVHKTSLGRRILRRYASQAV, from the coding sequence ATGGACTTCGAGATCTCGGAGAAGATGACCACCATTTTGGACATGGTCGGCCAGTTCATGGACACGGAGGTTATCCCTCTCGAAGGCGAACTATTGCACGGAGACCAGGCGACTCTCGACGAGATGGTGCGGCACGCCCAGGACAAGGTTCGCCAGATGGAACTGTGGGCGCCCAACCATCCGGTCGAGTTCGGTGGATTGGGGTTGAGCATGCTCGAACATGGCCTCGTATCCGAAGCGCTCGGCCGAAGCCCGCTCGGACACATCGTGTTCGGAGTGCAGGCGCCCGACGCCGGCAACATTGAGATCCTTCATGCATACGCCACCGATGATCAGCGGGAACGTTTCCTGCGTCCGCTCGTCGCCGGAGAGATCCGCAGTTGTTTTTCGATGACCGAACCCGAAATGCCCGGTTCGAACCCGACGATGATGGCCACGACTGCCGTCAAAGACGGCACCGACTATGTGATCAACGGGCAGAAATGGTTTACGACCGCCGCCGACGGGGCCGCCTTCGCGATTGTGATGGCGGTCACCAACCCCGAGGCCCCGCCCCATCAGCGGGCCAGCATGATTCTCGTTCCCACCGACACGCCCGGGTTCAACTTGGTTCGCAACGTGTCGATGATGGGCCATCCCGGGTCCGGTCATGCCAGTCACGCCGAGGTCATCTACCAGGGGTGCCGGGTGCCCCAGGCAAACCTGCTCGGAACCGAAGGGGCCGGATTCGCCATGGCCCAGGAACGCCTCGGCCCAGGTCGGATCCACCATTGCATGCGCTGGTTGGGTATTGCGAGCCGTTCTTTTGATCTCATGTGCGCCCGGGCCAACTACCGGGTGATCAACGAGAATGGTGACACCCTGGCCGATCAGCAGGCCATCCAGCATTGGGTGGCTGAACTCGACGCCGAAATCCGCGGGGCCCGTCTCCAGACGCTGCATGCCGCCTGGATGATCGACCGGTACGGAGCCAAAGCGGCCCGTGATGAGATCTCGGCCATCAAGTTCTCGGTGGCCAACACAATGCTCAAAGCCGTCGACACGGCCATCCAGGTGCATGGCGCCCTGGGCGTGACCGACGATACGATCCTGTCGTACTGGTATCGCCACGAGCGCGCCGCCCGCATCTACGACGGTGCCGACGAAGTCCACAAGACGTCCCTGGGCCGCCGTATCTTACGTCGGTACGCCTCACAGGCTGTCTGA
- a CDS encoding PaaI family thioesterase yields MQSFHDEPVRGVIGNFGLLALPGIETVRSMVTGTAAMPPIHHLTGIRPTQADPGAVTWEMPVTDWMHDRYGVIWGGVYAFFSDAVVGTALLTGLPPGKVLTTSELTLSYLRLATPDAEKLIGHGQTVHLGNSLGLSEARIEDVHGRLLAFASTRCVVIDIPGGGAAEVIPPGAPISDPVDPYLRPLPDTLNVWHEHSKYGPREVFDKQWITGELDVGPVTRMTGHRAVEMGDGTYTLEWPASPWFSAGMPAMYGGAISWALDTAVEGAIFSTLEPGEFNASIDLQVRFFRPPMLDGRTLTVRGEVQHRGHRLRVATAEMVDADGNKVATATGSAMLIPDGVEHLMAGGAAHELTPN; encoded by the coding sequence GTTACGGGTACCGCGGCGATGCCGCCGATTCACCACCTCACGGGTATTCGACCTACCCAAGCCGACCCCGGCGCAGTGACCTGGGAGATGCCTGTTACGGATTGGATGCATGATCGTTATGGCGTCATATGGGGCGGGGTATATGCGTTCTTCTCCGACGCGGTCGTCGGGACCGCACTGCTCACCGGACTCCCGCCCGGCAAAGTCTTAACGACCTCCGAGCTGACCTTGAGCTATCTCCGCCTGGCTACCCCCGATGCGGAGAAGCTGATCGGTCATGGTCAGACGGTCCACCTCGGTAACAGTCTTGGCCTGTCGGAAGCGCGCATCGAAGACGTGCATGGCCGGCTCCTGGCCTTCGCCTCGACTCGATGCGTCGTCATCGACATACCCGGCGGAGGTGCTGCGGAGGTCATACCTCCCGGCGCGCCAATCAGTGACCCGGTCGACCCATACTTGAGGCCACTACCTGACACGCTCAATGTGTGGCATGAGCACAGTAAATACGGCCCACGAGAAGTGTTCGACAAGCAATGGATAACCGGCGAGCTCGACGTGGGTCCCGTGACTCGCATGACCGGCCACAGAGCCGTGGAGATGGGCGACGGCACCTACACCCTCGAATGGCCGGCCAGTCCATGGTTCAGTGCCGGGATGCCCGCCATGTATGGCGGGGCCATCTCGTGGGCACTCGATACGGCCGTCGAAGGCGCAATTTTCTCGACCCTGGAGCCCGGCGAGTTCAATGCATCGATCGACCTGCAAGTGCGGTTCTTCAGGCCACCCATGCTCGATGGTCGTACCCTGACGGTCCGGGGCGAAGTCCAACATCGTGGCCATCGGCTCCGGGTTGCCACGGCCGAGATGGTGGACGCCGATGGAAACAAAGTAGCGACCGCCACCGGGTCGGCCATGCTCATTCCTGACGGCGTCGAGCATCTCATGGCTGGTGGTGCCGCCCACGAACTCACTCCTAATTAG